The Fusarium poae strain DAOMC 252244 chromosome 2, whole genome shotgun sequence nucleotide sequence GCTGTCAGACTGATCAAGTTgcgtaccttagtaggtcagctttGATAGTTGATGTTACGAACAAGAGAAGTTGATGCGACAAGAGGCCTGTAAGCCCGCCTGGAAGTCCGGGCACCTAGGGGACGGCCTGGAAGCCCCACCAAAAACACCTACCAGGTGAGCCCAGATGACGGAatgactacctacctatacgCGCTGGACAAGTAGTAATAATAAGAGTCGCAACTTGATCAAAACTTGGTCCATTATTTTATCATGTTCCGTCGAATTTTCAATTCCATTCAATTGGTTATTTTTGACCTTGGGAAAGTCACAGACACCAAACAATGGTCACATTAGTACCTACACTGAACCAGTAACCTACAGGTAAATCTAGTTTCACGAGTAAATGGACTCTAAAGAACTTTATAAATTGGGTATCATCGGGTATATGGGTATATATAACGTATTATTTCTGCTTTCATACATTTTCGCAGCATTTAATAGAACATTTCGATGTGCCAGGCGATATCGTTGGGGGTATGGGCATCGGTGCGCCTGATGAAGATGGTAGGCTTTGTAGGTCATAAAAGTCGCTCGGGTTCGTAGCATTGGATGGTGATCTCTCGGGTCGGTCATCGTGTTGTCGTTTTAGGTCTTTGACAAGGGCGTAGAAGAAGGGGGTATTGGCGACTATGCATGCGCAAAGGATCTCGATTGAAGCCCACTAGAACAAAGTGTTAGGACGAAATCATCACAGATATATGTAAAGTCGGCATACCATTGATCGGGACCTTTGAGAAACGGATTGGTTGAGTATTAGAGGGAGGCGAAGAATAGTGATGGCGACTAGCACAGCGCCTACGCTGAACAAGAATCCAAGTTGTAGTTTCTCTTTGAGATCGAGTCGGAGGTGTCGCAACATGGGAAAAGGGAGAATTATAAGGGCAacattaagtataatattgcAAACTGCCATTAGAATTAAGTTGCCCACAGCGCGGTTGCATGCTACTTCTGTGATGTCAATGTTAGCGATTAtttgttggtggtggcgAATTCGTTATAATCTTACTGCTAGCATCGTAATTGAGCGCCCACATTCTAGAATAAAGTCTATTAGCGAAAATTAATTGTTGCTGAGAAACAAGAAAACGTACAGTGATATTGGTCGGCATTCTGCCAGGATGGTTATAAAGACTGCGACAAATGTGGCCATGATGAACCACCAAAGCGCATCTGTAACAAACTTGCCCCAGCGAAAGACGTCAATGAAGCGGGAATAAAAGGCTAGCAGCCCAAGTTTCAAGCACCATAAACTGTAGACCCAATGTCAGCATTTATTCAGGGCTAAAACACTCAATTGATAGAGCTGAACACACAATAATGCATAGAAGATTCGTGCAGGGATAAGTAACTTGTGAGAAAGCTCCCTCTCGCTATTCAAATCTTGCACTCCAACACCCCAGCCATCTGCCTCGGCTTGTGTTGCTGGATCGTACGTATGGTCCGGGTTAAGGTAGAACGAAAACAGAATACACAAAGCGCGACCGATTAGAGGTAGAATGGCGATGGTCATGTAAAAGTCGTCGATGCGCCAGCGACGATGACATGTTGCGTGGATATGACATCGAAACACCAGTCGGTAGATGCAGCGGGCGATGATGAGGGCTGCACATACGCTAGTCGATGAAATTGTCAGGGCTGCGTCCGGGGGCGATGCCATTCCTGCTCATGGCGTTGTTGTCTCTGATGTTGTTGCTTGAATAGGGACTATtagaaaaggaaaggaaaaggaaaggaaagttACGGTAGTGGAGAGAGTCCCGACAAACGGAGACAAGAtgggatggggatggggatggggatggggatgggaTCGGATCGGATGGGGCAAATGCGGACGCGGGGACAGACCCAGACCCCGTCCCGAAGAGAGTTGAACAAGAAACGGATCCGGGGTAGTGCAAGATTCCTTTCTGAATGGTCAGAGAAGGGAGGAGGTTTGAATCTAGCGTAAGCGGGCTCGATTTAC carries:
- a CDS encoding hypothetical protein (TransMembrane:7 (o6-27i48-70o110-131i143-161o188-209i221-245o257-278i)) encodes the protein MASPPDAALTISSTSVCAALIIARCIYRLVFRCHIHATCHRRWRIDDFYMTIAILPLIGRALCILFSFYLNPDHTYDPATQAEADGWGVGVQDLNSERELSHKLLIPARIFYALFLWCLKLGLLAFYSRFIDVFRWGKFVTDALWWFIMATFVAVFITILAECRPISLMWALNYDASKVACNRAVGNLILMAVCNIILNVALIILPFPMLRHLRLDLKEKLQLGFLFSVGAVLVAITILRLPLILNQSVSQRSRSMWASIEILCACIVANTPFFYALVKDLKRQHDDRPERSPSNATNPSDFYDLQSLPSSSGAPMPIPPTISPGTSKCSIKCCENV